The following nucleotide sequence is from Methylotenera sp. G11.
AGCAAGGCCACTTAATTTGGTTTGTGAAATTACAGATGCCATATTTAAAGTTAAGTGTAAATTAGCCGGGAGCTTTTTTAATTATTTTTTTATTGAATGAATAATGCACTCTACACTATTCTTTGTAAAGACTTTAAACATACTGATGCCTGATAAATTTGGTGTTTTCCCGATTGATGACCACAGTGCCGGCAAAGTGCTATGAAGATAATCGTTTAATTTAAATTTTGTTGGCTGAGTAAAAGGGCTTGACATCTCAGAAAAACCAACTTATAAATATGGTTAGGTGTTTGAATTCGAGTTTTTTGTAGCCTGCTTTAATTTTAGTTACTGCGACTTCTGTTCTTGAGGCAAACTTTTTGGGGCGCCCCCCTTTGTATTATGTAAGGATGTATGAGATGGCAACAGGTACCGTAAAATGGTTTAACGATTCTAAAGGTTTTGGTTTTATTACCCCAGATGATGGTGGTGACGATTTGTTCGCGCACTTCTCTGCAATCGTGGAATCCGGTTACAAAAGCCTTAAAGAAGGTCAACGCGTAAGCTTTGATTTGACTGAAGGGCCAAAGGGTAAACAAGCTTCAAATATT
It contains:
- a CDS encoding cold-shock protein, translated to MATGTVKWFNDSKGFGFITPDDGGDDLFAHFSAIVESGYKSLKEGQRVSFDLTEGPKGKQASNIQKA